One region of Skermanella mucosa genomic DNA includes:
- a CDS encoding sensor histidine kinase: MDASVEPRHFGALSGEGATPAARRTIAFLCLAYILATLAILPFADRPGPVLPAITTTFGAGVMIADLCTAFLLLAQVRAARSRSLLLLSAAYLYSAAMALLHVLTFTGAWIPDQPLIGTPQSVGWLFIAWVLGFPALVLAAMVTEARSGGGVIAADRVERAIALTLAAVLAAVVLLALAATTGQGWIPRQIQGNVFATWGNAAQWTSVALSAAAFLVLWRITRGRNVLFGWLGLALVAFAASNALAVAGGARYTIGWDLSRLSGFISASLLLVFFLGQFARLHRSLASALVRLSDANETLERRVAERTAELEDTNRQLRKALDERSLLLREVYHRVKNNLQVIDGMIAIQSLGWEGSPTEELLNDLRRRINALGLVHQQLMTSDDLATFDIRPFLEELRGNLSTLGGGARHGIDISVEADALRVDLDFAIPLGLIVTELVQNALKHAFPDGGSDGRRIQVGLRRCPGERLLLSVHDNGRGGSDGRNHGTMSASKGLGLSIVQALVVQLEGEMAVSGADGLRVEVRMPAPEVGQ, from the coding sequence GTGGACGCGAGCGTGGAACCCAGGCATTTCGGCGCGCTTTCCGGCGAGGGCGCGACGCCGGCCGCCCGGCGCACCATCGCTTTTCTCTGCCTTGCCTACATCCTCGCGACGCTGGCGATCCTGCCGTTCGCCGACAGGCCGGGGCCGGTGCTCCCGGCCATCACGACGACCTTCGGGGCCGGCGTGATGATCGCGGACCTGTGCACGGCGTTCCTGCTGCTCGCCCAGGTCCGCGCGGCCCGGTCCCGGTCGCTGCTCCTGCTGTCCGCGGCATATCTCTACAGCGCGGCGATGGCGCTCCTGCATGTCCTCACCTTCACCGGCGCGTGGATCCCGGACCAGCCCCTGATCGGAACCCCCCAGTCGGTCGGATGGCTTTTCATCGCCTGGGTGCTGGGATTCCCGGCCCTCGTCCTGGCCGCCATGGTCACCGAGGCCCGTTCGGGAGGCGGCGTGATCGCGGCCGACCGGGTGGAGCGGGCGATCGCCCTCACCCTGGCCGCGGTCCTGGCGGCCGTCGTCCTGCTGGCGCTGGCCGCCACGACCGGGCAGGGCTGGATACCCCGGCAGATCCAGGGCAACGTCTTCGCCACCTGGGGCAACGCGGCCCAGTGGACGTCGGTCGCCCTCTCGGCGGCCGCCTTCCTCGTGCTCTGGCGGATCACGCGCGGCCGCAACGTGCTGTTCGGCTGGCTCGGCCTTGCCCTGGTCGCCTTCGCCGCCTCCAACGCGCTCGCCGTCGCCGGCGGCGCCCGCTACACGATCGGCTGGGACCTGAGCCGGCTCAGCGGGTTCATCTCGGCCAGCCTGCTGCTCGTGTTCTTCCTCGGCCAGTTCGCCAGGCTCCACCGGTCACTGGCAAGCGCGCTGGTCCGCCTGAGCGACGCCAACGAGACGCTCGAACGCCGGGTCGCCGAGCGCACCGCGGAACTCGAGGACACGAACCGGCAGCTGCGCAAGGCGCTGGACGAGCGGAGCCTGCTGCTGCGCGAGGTCTATCACCGCGTCAAGAACAACCTCCAGGTCATCGACGGCATGATCGCCATCCAGTCGCTGGGCTGGGAGGGTTCCCCGACCGAGGAGCTCCTGAACGATCTCCGCCGGCGAATCAACGCCCTCGGCCTGGTCCACCAGCAGCTGATGACGTCGGACGATCTGGCGACCTTCGACATCCGCCCCTTTCTCGAAGAGCTCAGGGGCAACCTGTCGACCCTGGGCGGCGGCGCGCGCCACGGCATCGACATCTCCGTCGAGGCCGACGCCCTGCGGGTGGACCTGGACTTCGCCATTCCCCTCGGCCTGATCGTGACCGAACTGGTCCAGAACGCCCTGAAGCACGCTTTCCCCGACGGCGGCAGCGACGGCCGCAGGATCCAGGTCGGCCTCCGGCGCTGCCCCGGGGAGCGGCTGTTGCTGTCCGTCCACGATAACGGCAGGGGCGGAAGCGACGGGCGAAATCATGGAACCATGTCGGCAAGCAAAGGGTTGGGCCTGAGTATCGTGCAGGCCCTGGTGGTCCAATTGGAGGGTGAAATGGCCGTATCCGGCGCCGACGGACTCAGGGTGGAGGTGCGGATGCCGGCACCCGAGGTCGGGCAATGA
- a CDS encoding response regulator, protein MTDGGGCVLVVDDEQMIAMSLTITLQSMGLRVCGTAATAAKAVELAQTHRPSLILMDVRLKGKTDGVDAAIEIHRHRPTPVIFITGSREPETVERIHRDHPAALLFKPILPGNLREEVDRVLNRGAEGP, encoded by the coding sequence ATGACGGACGGGGGCGGCTGCGTCCTCGTCGTCGACGACGAGCAGATGATCGCAATGAGCCTGACCATCACCCTGCAGTCGATGGGGCTCCGGGTCTGCGGAACGGCCGCCACCGCCGCCAAGGCCGTCGAGCTGGCCCAGACGCACCGCCCCTCCCTCATCCTGATGGACGTGCGGCTGAAGGGAAAGACGGACGGCGTGGACGCCGCGATCGAGATCCACCGCCACCGCCCCACGCCGGTCATCTTCATCACCGGATCGCGGGAGCCCGAGACCGTGGAGCGCATCCACCGTGACCACCCCGCGGCGCTCCTGTTCAAACCCATCCTCCCCGGCAACCTGAGGGAGGAAGTGGACCGGGTGCTCAACAGGGGCGCCGAGGGTCCCTGA
- a CDS encoding ATP-binding protein, producing the protein MTDTEQTSSTIKRLEKVLRSTHSVTPVETLEELLKANHPVSLAGARVVIGGQFNHQADLMVLDPFLGTLGLVHELTPLTAKTEIRRLIEHAAFTRHLVLGRKHGRSEKENPLPLTVELVLVLPPAEPSVQRRVGDTLVAIRRSASHMHGFGISLLRFGERPQHGIDEDGEVRRAFCWLLTSTRQWFEEQASAVAGNQPPLENIRSLTLRNWRVPGERTLTFDLPVDSANQARTGIHIVHGGNGAGKSSLVEALEFALLGDLERLAGFDLAEIVEHRAPAASRVNKTEGVTARQQASIVLSTQAEGSSDQQVRTIDIRAEKKKSSLQFRAGAFRLDQMAMDRLTNSDDRGRASYFLSSFFPAEHAAIKALEEARASAEVAWKDLPDNLARQLSGGTERPAELPPSSDLSKALAWVAGPLFDCRTGSEGAELCLPVPLDELIVLTRIEPDLADPVRRLASGPLSEEAFAETLRELEKPLRALTRRIADIAIDIGIAHDALGRKAFDDWLPVSRRTTGDPVASLNRWLHALAFKDLVRRQREILEALELAGRNGWRFPGTDNAGGLVAIAGAGSRSPTLIGDLREQEARWSRQVAEYEQQLPTAGPAGNPTADSMPVPMLTDAECDALDKVGDWLPHGEAGEIGPGGPAEPEQPLGQAITEALRLGERRRCGTFAIGEPAWAEAIRKELGILAASSSNLSRQSGRGSPADALKKLRALHKAVEELSLAQETMERSFLNRVLPEKGDAGGKTPLLSHALDELLTLFTPARWGYATLGLKRRSGERGAQSLSLSQEGEDGAHLRLNTAELNLFTVALFLLCAPGTNNPFRLLVFDDPLQNMDEQTVTVLARGIGKVVRLLPEGWQLLFFFHGEDDLARFRNELPARIYPLPWLMPLGTVTDGNGDIKGSQPPAPCATTHERQSADVVLRMPR; encoded by the coding sequence ATGACCGATACCGAGCAGACATCCAGCACGATCAAACGTCTTGAAAAGGTGCTTCGATCGACCCATTCGGTAACGCCGGTCGAGACTTTGGAGGAGCTTCTCAAGGCGAACCACCCTGTTTCGCTGGCTGGGGCCAGAGTGGTCATCGGAGGACAGTTCAATCATCAGGCCGACCTGATGGTCCTGGATCCCTTTCTGGGGACCTTGGGACTGGTCCACGAATTAACCCCGCTGACGGCCAAGACAGAGATTCGCCGGCTGATCGAGCATGCGGCCTTCACCCGCCATCTGGTGCTGGGCCGTAAGCATGGGAGGTCGGAAAAGGAAAACCCCCTGCCGCTGACGGTGGAACTCGTATTGGTTCTTCCGCCCGCCGAACCGTCCGTACAAAGACGCGTCGGGGACACACTGGTCGCGATCCGACGAAGCGCATCCCACATGCATGGTTTCGGGATCAGCCTGCTGCGTTTCGGCGAGAGGCCGCAGCATGGTATCGACGAAGATGGAGAGGTGAGGCGCGCCTTCTGCTGGCTGCTGACGAGTACGCGACAATGGTTCGAGGAGCAGGCATCGGCAGTCGCCGGCAACCAGCCGCCGCTGGAGAACATCCGATCACTGACATTGAGGAACTGGCGCGTTCCCGGAGAACGCACGCTGACGTTCGATCTGCCCGTAGACTCTGCGAACCAAGCTCGCACCGGCATCCATATCGTGCATGGCGGCAACGGCGCGGGCAAGTCCTCCCTCGTCGAAGCCCTGGAGTTCGCCCTGCTTGGCGACCTGGAAAGGCTTGCCGGCTTCGACCTTGCCGAGATCGTGGAACATCGGGCACCAGCAGCATCACGGGTAAATAAAACCGAAGGAGTTACCGCACGACAACAAGCAAGCATCGTGCTCTCCACACAGGCGGAAGGAAGTTCTGATCAGCAGGTTCGGACTATCGACATTCGTGCCGAAAAGAAAAAGTCGTCGCTCCAATTTCGTGCCGGTGCTTTCCGCCTCGACCAAATGGCGATGGACAGACTGACAAACAGCGACGACCGAGGCAGAGCCTCTTATTTCCTGTCGAGTTTCTTTCCGGCGGAACACGCCGCCATCAAAGCCCTTGAAGAGGCGCGGGCAAGTGCGGAAGTGGCTTGGAAAGATCTGCCCGACAATCTGGCCAGGCAGCTTTCAGGCGGGACGGAACGGCCCGCGGAATTGCCTCCATCCAGTGATCTTTCGAAGGCGTTGGCTTGGGTCGCCGGTCCCCTGTTCGACTGCCGGACGGGGAGTGAAGGGGCGGAGCTTTGCTTGCCTGTTCCACTGGACGAGCTGATCGTCCTGACACGGATAGAACCGGACCTTGCCGATCCGGTCAGGCGGCTGGCTTCCGGTCCACTGTCGGAAGAAGCGTTCGCGGAAACGCTTCGGGAGCTCGAGAAGCCCCTGCGAGCCCTGACGCGGCGTATCGCGGACATCGCCATAGATATCGGCATCGCCCATGACGCCCTCGGGCGGAAGGCGTTCGACGATTGGCTGCCGGTCTCCCGCCGCACGACCGGAGACCCGGTAGCGTCCCTGAACCGCTGGCTCCATGCCCTTGCGTTCAAGGATCTTGTCCGGCGGCAGCGTGAAATCCTGGAAGCGCTGGAGCTGGCCGGCCGGAACGGGTGGCGCTTTCCCGGTACGGACAACGCGGGCGGGCTCGTGGCGATCGCGGGGGCCGGGAGCAGGTCGCCGACGCTGATCGGCGACCTGCGCGAGCAGGAAGCACGATGGTCCCGGCAGGTCGCGGAGTACGAACAGCAGTTGCCGACCGCCGGGCCGGCTGGGAACCCGACCGCGGACAGCATGCCCGTTCCCATGCTGACCGATGCCGAGTGCGACGCGCTGGACAAGGTCGGCGACTGGCTGCCGCACGGCGAGGCCGGGGAGATCGGCCCCGGCGGACCGGCGGAACCGGAACAGCCGCTGGGGCAAGCCATCACGGAAGCCTTGCGGCTGGGCGAACGCCGGCGGTGCGGCACCTTCGCCATCGGCGAACCCGCGTGGGCCGAGGCGATCCGGAAGGAGCTGGGCATACTCGCCGCTTCCTCGTCCAACCTGTCCCGGCAATCCGGACGGGGATCCCCCGCCGACGCGTTGAAGAAGCTCCGTGCCCTGCACAAGGCAGTCGAGGAGCTGTCGCTTGCCCAGGAGACCATGGAAAGGAGCTTCCTGAACAGGGTATTGCCGGAGAAGGGCGATGCCGGGGGGAAAACGCCGCTGCTGAGCCATGCCCTGGACGAGTTGCTGACGCTGTTCACGCCGGCCCGCTGGGGATACGCGACGCTGGGGCTCAAGCGCCGGTCGGGAGAGAGGGGCGCGCAGAGCCTCAGCCTCAGCCAGGAGGGCGAAGACGGCGCGCACCTGCGGCTGAACACGGCCGAACTGAACCTGTTCACCGTCGCGCTCTTCCTGCTGTGCGCACCCGGCACCAACAATCCGTTCCGCCTGCTGGTGTTCGACGATCCCTTGCAGAACATGGACGAGCAGACCGTGACGGTTCTCGCCCGGGGGATCGGGAAGGTGGTGCGCCTGCTGCCGGAAGGCTGGCAGCTCCTGTTCTTCTTTCATGGCGAAGACGACCTCGCCCGCTTCCGGAACGAGCTTCCGGCACGGATCTATCCGCTGCCGTGGCTGATGCCGCTGGGAACCGTCACGGACGGCAACGGGGACATCAAAGGCAGCCAACCTCCCGCGCCGTGCGCCACGACGCACGAGCGGCAGAGTGCCGACGTGGTGCTGCGGATGCCGCGGTGA
- a CDS encoding SIR2 family protein has translation MKQPLLERIDDLADRILAGEVVFFVGAGFSLDTEKNSAKRLVSRLLARFCALHRVLTGEIRWLVDHEKARDNAKALHRGLMTTFNLDKHVKECGLIAEQFEPNTWAKVKADKQIEKLKNNIILTLAREYYLFNDWMCNAYDEMLDHMLGQAMTGQAKRTIQAELSVADRFFLDLLKNSDETSELEPVNLDRLRSLASPSRGKALFLDAMGFRQPEVMGGDPDNRDLQKVIDSYHGRLLPRHHLLARLAREGLCPTLITTNFDLLLEGAYRLAGFQPRRGPAGEEAVAREAASDRPADPNADPGAGPPCFPPTRWPSYERITRAHQYYYRPSRNRVSGKPQPEEKPIGSPPTLKGGQQAASIVKIHGCAETYRHACDGPSEESGTLPEVLSSLVFTFREIQNWRQDSWSRDLLLTLLRTRTMVFCGYSTADPVLHDTFRTVYEEMASRFKRHAFAETGERRQADAPAFFLAGAQSREFHALEVLRSASHAIGVNRVSLTEHPNYLEFFFRNDDHCRFPDMDELLSWLFHRVYRLRQRQALESELRSIATLLMKEVSVESEAVKRIIESFDKLCVAECKSVMDVASTQSEDKAVIRSAAEHARFALERVTGWTSHFHPRLLREFALAGLRLRKGYVGTDEIRSLRNTPWYFAAGENFGWTAWGVVVELALRRAVTLMSVGENGDWCDPQHWHPPGPWIEVSPGDFPVVDLSLDKDCPSPVRLVIRHRELDEPVSATVENDGLPRRRITWNLSLDRLPWSRGKGDDLTPDAESLWAWASSSGKEKDGVPKDGKAWYEKMVEAVKHEDLPDADTKGGLS, from the coding sequence ATGAAGCAGCCCCTGCTTGAGCGGATCGACGATCTGGCTGATCGCATCCTGGCGGGAGAAGTCGTGTTCTTCGTCGGAGCCGGCTTTTCGCTCGATACGGAGAAGAACAGCGCCAAAAGGTTGGTGAGCCGGTTGCTGGCGCGGTTCTGCGCGCTGCATCGGGTGCTGACCGGTGAAATCCGGTGGCTTGTGGACCATGAAAAGGCTCGTGACAATGCGAAAGCATTGCACAGGGGCCTGATGACGACTTTCAACCTGGACAAGCACGTAAAGGAATGCGGTCTGATTGCAGAGCAATTCGAACCCAATACGTGGGCCAAAGTAAAAGCAGATAAACAAATTGAAAAACTTAAGAACAATATTATTTTAACTTTGGCGCGCGAATATTACCTGTTCAATGATTGGATGTGCAACGCCTACGACGAAATGCTGGATCATATGCTGGGTCAGGCCATGACCGGGCAGGCGAAGCGGACGATCCAGGCCGAACTCTCCGTTGCCGACCGGTTCTTCCTCGACCTTCTGAAAAACAGCGATGAAACGTCGGAACTGGAGCCGGTCAATCTGGACCGTCTCCGCTCGTTGGCCTCGCCATCGCGCGGCAAGGCATTGTTTCTTGATGCCATGGGCTTCAGACAGCCTGAGGTCATGGGCGGCGACCCGGACAACCGAGACCTGCAAAAGGTCATCGACAGCTACCATGGGCGCCTTTTGCCCCGCCACCATCTGCTCGCCCGGCTGGCACGCGAAGGACTGTGCCCGACGCTGATCACCACGAATTTCGACCTGTTGCTGGAGGGCGCCTACCGGCTTGCCGGGTTCCAGCCGCGCCGCGGTCCGGCGGGCGAGGAAGCGGTCGCCCGGGAAGCAGCGTCTGATCGCCCCGCCGATCCGAACGCCGACCCGGGAGCGGGTCCGCCCTGCTTTCCGCCAACCCGATGGCCAAGCTATGAACGGATCACCCGGGCACACCAGTATTATTACCGTCCGTCCCGGAACCGGGTTTCCGGCAAGCCGCAGCCGGAGGAAAAGCCCATCGGTTCGCCCCCGACACTCAAGGGCGGCCAGCAGGCAGCCTCGATCGTCAAGATCCATGGCTGTGCCGAGACCTATCGCCATGCCTGCGACGGACCTTCGGAGGAAAGCGGTACCCTGCCGGAGGTTCTGTCGTCGCTGGTGTTCACTTTTCGCGAAATCCAGAACTGGCGGCAGGACTCATGGTCGCGTGACCTCCTGCTGACGCTCCTGCGGACCCGCACGATGGTTTTCTGCGGCTACAGCACCGCCGACCCGGTGCTGCACGACACGTTCCGGACCGTCTACGAGGAAATGGCAAGCCGTTTCAAGCGTCATGCGTTCGCCGAAACAGGCGAACGCCGGCAGGCGGATGCACCCGCTTTCTTCCTGGCCGGCGCGCAGAGCCGGGAGTTCCACGCGCTGGAAGTCCTGCGATCGGCCAGCCACGCGATCGGCGTGAACCGCGTGTCGCTGACGGAGCATCCGAACTACCTGGAATTCTTCTTCCGGAATGACGATCACTGCCGCTTCCCGGATATGGATGAACTGCTGTCGTGGTTGTTCCACCGCGTCTACCGGCTCCGTCAACGGCAAGCCCTGGAAAGCGAACTGCGCAGCATCGCCACCCTGCTGATGAAGGAGGTCAGCGTGGAAAGCGAGGCGGTGAAGCGGATCATCGAATCCTTCGACAAGCTGTGCGTGGCGGAATGCAAGTCCGTGATGGATGTCGCGTCCACGCAGAGCGAAGACAAAGCAGTCATCCGTTCCGCCGCCGAGCATGCCAGATTCGCCCTGGAGCGGGTGACGGGCTGGACGTCGCATTTCCACCCCCGGCTGCTGCGCGAATTCGCGCTGGCGGGGCTCCGGCTGCGCAAAGGATATGTCGGCACCGACGAAATCAGATCGCTGCGTAATACGCCTTGGTACTTCGCCGCCGGAGAGAATTTCGGCTGGACAGCTTGGGGCGTGGTGGTCGAACTGGCTTTGCGCCGGGCCGTTACCCTTATGTCTGTCGGGGAGAATGGTGACTGGTGCGACCCCCAGCACTGGCATCCTCCCGGACCGTGGATCGAAGTTTCCCCGGGCGATTTTCCGGTCGTGGACCTTTCGCTCGACAAGGACTGCCCCTCCCCGGTGCGCCTTGTCATCCGCCACCGCGAATTGGACGAGCCGGTTTCCGCCACGGTGGAGAACGACGGGCTTCCGCGCCGCCGCATCACCTGGAACCTGTCCCTCGACCGTCTTCCCTGGAGCCGGGGGAAGGGAGACGACCTGACGCCCGATGCTGAGTCCCTATGGGCTTGGGCAAGCAGCTCTGGCAAGGAAAAGGACGGCGTGCCCAAAGATGGCAAGGCTTGGTACGAGAAAATGGTCGAAGCGGTGAAGCACGAGGACCTGCCCGATGCGGATACCAAAGGTGGCCTGTCATGA
- a CDS encoding tetratricopeptide repeat protein: MDAKYDIYLSFAYADRAAVLPVIEALKSRNLRVFHDETEITDGDSIVRRIVEGLGCARMLVAWYSAIYPTRRACQWELTAAIIAARQESPNGQMVERRILALNPEPGTGHLQPAEMLAKRLVNARGVRTGELARRVADRLSGLAGSFGEIRTLGGPHWHGGNPHAGSSRFVGRFPDMWRIDERLSKNQITLITGESVGLVQVQGMGGIGKTLLAEEYARRFCAAYPGGIFWLNAARGQDLGAQRQGFAGNLGIATAGLGPHELEGALKVKLAEMDSYLWIVDDLPPDAGPADLNAWRAPTDNGATLVTTRGTGLGGAGFVYRLGLLSDTEAHDLLTKRRLPVTNAEKAAAREILALLGNHALAVDVAGAAVEMLGYENFRDRLRDPTKDATELAAELAYDLPTGHARQVAATLLGSIERLDLAGLHFLHFATLLAPVPIPRSLVADVFARLSGDDDGLAEATRAVNSAMREALAELIPGNGDNAGDAVSVHVLASRTFRFHMGAPPPAMRGAVVAALTEAMEKAEDIRNHAALLPLVPHARALTGDLPDAPAAMLLSWLGRFNFERGAYANAEADYRRTFEASKRLLGDEHPDTLTSMNNLAETLRAQGDHGGAWALEKPVLALRRRVLGDEHPDTLTSMNNLAATLGAQGDHGGARALEEQVLTLRRRVLGDEHPDTLTSMNNLAATLGAQGDHGGARALLEQVLALRRRVLGDEHPDTLGSIGNLAGTLWAQGDHGGARALEEQVLALSHRVLGDEHPDTLSAMNDLSVSLMMQGDLTAARELAGTALDVRRRKLGPDHPDTFASQYHLARILLELNELELAQKNGEAAQAGLEERLGANHWRSWAAKGLVAACRAVAGNTDAVASLQASIDELGRLLYPDHPEIRWLAKWLHEGGEPAEEPESHVIDPLHLAFLLVLDGRLPAAELATLAKPGAVTAALDTLKPPVRHRGTWLNNIMEQLAAGLPQAQPDPLWRGWMESVNGAALERLRESLEAYASSGVSRRSRGRRTMRSDRA; the protein is encoded by the coding sequence ATGGACGCGAAGTATGACATTTATCTCAGCTTCGCCTATGCCGACCGCGCTGCGGTGCTGCCGGTCATTGAGGCGCTGAAGAGCCGAAACCTCCGCGTCTTCCATGACGAAACGGAGATCACGGACGGCGACTCCATCGTGCGGCGGATCGTGGAGGGGCTTGGCTGCGCCCGGATGCTGGTGGCTTGGTACTCGGCAATTTACCCGACCCGCCGCGCTTGCCAGTGGGAGCTGACCGCCGCCATTATCGCCGCCCGCCAAGAGTCACCCAACGGCCAAATGGTGGAGCGCCGCATCTTGGCTCTGAACCCGGAACCGGGCACCGGCCATCTCCAGCCGGCTGAAATGCTTGCGAAGAGGTTAGTCAATGCGCGGGGTGTCCGCACGGGCGAATTGGCCCGCCGGGTCGCCGACCGGCTTTCGGGACTTGCCGGCAGCTTCGGCGAGATCCGGACGCTCGGCGGCCCGCACTGGCACGGAGGCAACCCGCATGCCGGCTCCAGCCGGTTCGTCGGCCGCTTTCCCGACATGTGGCGGATCGACGAGCGTCTGTCGAAGAACCAGATCACGCTGATAACCGGCGAGAGCGTCGGGCTGGTCCAGGTGCAGGGCATGGGCGGCATCGGCAAGACCCTGCTAGCGGAGGAATACGCCCGGCGCTTCTGCGCGGCCTATCCCGGCGGCATCTTCTGGCTCAACGCCGCCAGGGGGCAGGACCTGGGCGCGCAGCGGCAGGGCTTCGCCGGGAACCTCGGCATCGCGACCGCCGGCCTGGGACCGCACGAGCTCGAGGGCGCGCTGAAAGTCAAGCTTGCTGAAATGGACAGCTACCTGTGGATCGTGGACGACCTGCCGCCGGACGCCGGCCCGGCTGACCTGAACGCCTGGAGAGCACCCACCGACAACGGCGCCACCCTGGTCACCACCCGAGGCACCGGACTAGGTGGGGCGGGCTTCGTCTACCGGCTGGGGCTGCTGTCGGACACCGAAGCCCATGATCTTCTGACCAAGCGAAGGCTTCCGGTCACCAACGCGGAAAAGGCGGCAGCACGGGAGATCCTGGCTCTCCTGGGCAACCACGCCCTGGCGGTCGACGTGGCGGGTGCCGCCGTTGAGATGCTGGGCTACGAGAATTTCCGCGACCGGCTGCGCGACCCCACCAAGGACGCGACGGAATTAGCCGCTGAACTGGCCTACGACCTGCCGACGGGCCATGCTCGGCAGGTCGCGGCTACCCTGCTGGGCAGCATCGAACGGTTGGACTTGGCGGGCCTGCATTTCCTGCATTTCGCCACCCTGCTGGCCCCGGTACCGATCCCGCGATCCTTGGTGGCTGATGTCTTCGCCCGGCTTTCCGGAGACGATGACGGGTTGGCTGAGGCCACCCGCGCCGTCAATTCGGCCATGCGGGAGGCCCTGGCCGAACTCATTCCGGGAAACGGGGACAATGCCGGCGACGCCGTATCTGTCCATGTGCTGGCCAGCCGCACCTTCCGTTTCCACATGGGTGCCCCGCCGCCCGCGATGCGCGGCGCCGTCGTGGCGGCGCTGACCGAGGCGATGGAGAAGGCCGAAGACATCCGCAACCATGCCGCCCTGCTGCCCCTGGTCCCCCACGCCCGAGCCCTGACCGGGGACCTGCCGGACGCCCCGGCCGCCATGCTCCTGTCGTGGCTTGGGCGGTTCAATTTTGAGCGGGGAGCTTACGCCAACGCAGAAGCGGACTACCGCCGAACCTTCGAAGCAAGTAAACGCCTGCTGGGCGACGAGCATCCCGACACCCTGACCAGCATGAACAATCTGGCCGAAACGCTCCGGGCACAGGGCGACCACGGCGGTGCCTGGGCGCTTGAAAAGCCGGTGCTGGCGCTCCGCCGCCGGGTGCTGGGCGACGAGCATCCCGACACCCTGACCAGCATGAACAATCTGGCAGCAACGCTCGGGGCACAGGGCGACCACGGCGGCGCCCGGGCGCTCGAAGAGCAGGTGCTGACGCTCCGCCGCCGGGTGCTGGGCGACGAGCATCCCGACACCCTGACCAGCATGAACAATCTGGCAGCAACGCTCGGGGCACAGGGCGACCACGGCGGCGCCCGGGCGCTGCTGGAGCAGGTGCTGGCGCTCCGCCGCCGGGTGCTGGGCGACGAGCATCCCGACACCCTGGGCAGCATCGGTAATCTGGCCGGAACGCTCTGGGCACAAGGCGACCACGGCGGCGCCCGGGCGCTGGAGGAGCAGGTGCTGGCGCTCAGCCACCGGGTGCTGGGCGACGAGCATCCAGATACGCTGAGCGCCATGAATGATTTGTCAGTGTCCCTGATGATGCAGGGCGATCTGACAGCGGCACGTGAACTAGCAGGAACCGCTCTGGACGTTCGGCGCCGAAAATTGGGTCCCGATCATCCGGACACATTCGCCTCACAATACCATCTTGCCCGCATATTACTTGAATTGAATGAATTGGAGTTGGCACAGAAAAACGGTGAAGCTGCACAGGCGGGCTTGGAAGAGCGGCTTGGCGCAAATCATTGGCGGTCCTGGGCGGCTAAAGGTTTGGTTGCCGCTTGCCGTGCCGTCGCGGGGAACACTGATGCGGTGGCAAGCCTACAGGCATCGATAGACGAACTAGGCCGCCTTCTCTACCCTGATCACCCTGAAATCCGTTGGCTTGCAAAGTGGCTGCACGAAGGCGGAGAACCGGCGGAGGAACCGGAGTCACACGTCATTGATCCGTTGCACTTGGCATTTCTACTGGTGCTGGACGGACGGTTGCCTGCGGCGGAACTGGCGACTCTCGCCAAGCCAGGGGCGGTGACGGCCGCCCTGGATACCCTCAAACCACCGGTTCGCCATCGCGGAACCTGGCTGAACAACATCATGGAACAGCTTGCCGCCGGACTGCCGCAGGCGCAACCCGATCCGCTGTGGCGTGGATGGATGGAAAGCGTCAATGGAGCTGCCCTGGAACGCCTCAGAGAATCATTGGAAGCCTATGCGTCGTCAGGGGTGTCCCGTCGTAGCCGCGGACGGCGCACGATGCGGAGCGACCGGGCATGA